One genomic region from Sphingobacterium sp. UGAL515B_05 encodes:
- a CDS encoding DUF4197 domain-containing protein has product MMKFPLLYCTLFVSGLLYSNASEAQIFKKISETLTKANQGQTDSTKTTTASNTKATASKSNTLTSLSNKDASLGIKQALSNGLNLSIESLAKKDGFLGDAAVKILMPAEAQKVEKTLRAVGMGKLCDQFIQSMNRAAEGAVKEAAPVFVNALSKMTITDATNILLGSKEDAATTFFKTNTSTELTNKFSPVIKSAMGANNVDQYWTQLTSAYNNLPLGNKVETNLTAYVTQKAIDGLFIKVADQESKIRQNIGGSRNTNILQKVFGYADEKK; this is encoded by the coding sequence ATGATGAAATTTCCACTATTATATTGCACACTATTTGTCTCAGGACTACTTTATTCCAATGCAAGTGAAGCGCAGATTTTTAAGAAAATCAGTGAAACATTGACAAAAGCAAATCAGGGCCAAACTGACAGTACTAAAACGACCACAGCATCAAACACGAAAGCAACAGCATCAAAATCCAATACCTTGACGTCTTTATCCAACAAAGATGCTTCATTGGGGATCAAACAGGCTTTAAGCAATGGTTTAAATCTGAGTATCGAATCTTTAGCCAAAAAGGATGGTTTTTTGGGTGATGCGGCAGTAAAGATTTTGATGCCTGCCGAAGCACAGAAAGTAGAAAAAACACTTCGTGCTGTTGGTATGGGAAAATTATGCGATCAGTTTATTCAGAGCATGAACAGAGCTGCTGAGGGAGCCGTTAAAGAGGCTGCACCCGTATTTGTCAATGCACTTTCGAAGATGACAATTACAGATGCGACCAATATTCTTCTAGGCAGCAAAGAAGACGCCGCGACAACGTTTTTTAAAACAAATACATCGACAGAATTAACGAACAAATTTAGTCCAGTTATCAAATCTGCCATGGGTGCAAACAATGTGGACCAGTATTGGACACAATTGACCTCAGCTTATAACAACCTCCCTTTAGGCAATAAAGTGGAGACAAATCTTACTGCCTATGTTACACAGAAAGCGATAGACGGCCTGTTCATCAAAGTTGCCGACCAGGAGTCAAAAATTAGGCAGAACATAGGTGGCAGTAGAAATACCAATATTTTACAGAAAGTATTTGGTTACGCAGACGAAAAGAAATAG
- a CDS encoding RNA polymerase sigma factor, with amino-acid sequence MNEKELLQHYKTSGDLSTLGKLYSPYMSLLYGVCFKYLQDPDRSQDAVMQIFEELIPKLRQYEVDNFKSWLHVYSKNYCLMQLRKDKRTTQVDIEDNLFESEQKLNDTSEAKWEEKDFEKLEGCMQTLNREQEECVRLFYLEQKCYKDISDLTGYDLNKVKSAIQNGKRNLKICMERKENGK; translated from the coding sequence ATGAACGAAAAAGAGCTTTTACAACACTATAAAACAAGCGGCGACTTGTCTACACTGGGGAAATTATATTCGCCCTATATGTCTTTGCTTTATGGTGTGTGCTTTAAATACTTACAGGATCCCGATCGTAGTCAGGATGCTGTGATGCAGATATTTGAAGAACTGATACCGAAGCTTCGTCAATATGAAGTCGATAATTTTAAGAGCTGGTTACACGTTTACAGTAAAAATTATTGCCTTATGCAATTACGTAAGGATAAGCGGACGACGCAGGTTGATATTGAAGACAATTTGTTTGAAAGCGAACAAAAGCTAAATGATACCAGTGAAGCGAAGTGGGAAGAAAAGGATTTCGAGAAACTGGAAGGCTGTATGCAAACTTTAAATCGCGAACAAGAGGAATGTGTACGTTTGTTCTATCTCGAGCAAAAATGTTATAAAGATATTTCAGATTTGACTGGATATGACTTGAATAAGGTCAAAAGTGCCATTCAAAATGGAAAGCGCAATCTGAAAATCTGTATGGAAAGGAAAGAAAATGGAAAATAA
- the pepT gene encoding peptidase T, giving the protein MSTFEINNIRDFSVSERFQRYVQIDTQSDANSPTCPSTEKQKNLGKLLVAELLELGISDAAMDENGYIYATIPSNTTKQVPVICFCSHMDTSPDSSGKDVKPLVHPNYQGQDLVLPDDKSIIIKYAEHPDLANQIGNDIITASGTTLLGADDKAGVAEIMDAARLLMKHPEIKHGDIKILFTPDEEIGRGVDKADLKRLAADFAYTMDGEKAGTIEDETFSADGATLTIHGVSVHPGFAKGKMQSAIKIASAVIDALPKDRLSPESTNKKDGFVHPVHISGSVEKAEIQFIVRDHVTANLKKHEDELEGIAKSIVEQYPNCTYTFVVKEQYRNMKEVLDQHPEIMEIGMEAINRAGMVAERRSIRGGTDGSRLSFMGLPCPNIFAGGHAFHGKQEWVAVQDMEKAVKTILHVVSLWEEKA; this is encoded by the coding sequence ATGAGCACATTTGAGATCAACAACATACGTGATTTTTCGGTATCCGAAAGATTTCAACGCTATGTACAGATTGACACACAATCTGATGCAAATTCACCAACATGTCCTTCTACGGAAAAGCAAAAGAACCTTGGAAAGTTACTTGTAGCGGAGTTGCTGGAGTTGGGTATTTCGGACGCGGCAATGGATGAAAATGGCTATATCTATGCAACTATTCCATCCAATACTACAAAGCAGGTTCCTGTTATCTGCTTCTGTTCTCATATGGATACATCTCCGGACTCTTCTGGAAAAGATGTTAAACCACTGGTTCACCCTAATTATCAGGGCCAGGATCTTGTGCTTCCTGACGACAAGAGTATTATCATCAAATACGCCGAACATCCCGATCTAGCCAATCAAATTGGCAATGATATCATTACAGCGAGTGGCACCACTTTGTTGGGTGCAGATGACAAAGCAGGTGTGGCCGAAATCATGGATGCTGCCCGTTTATTGATGAAACATCCTGAAATCAAACATGGCGATATCAAAATTCTTTTCACACCAGATGAGGAGATTGGCAGAGGTGTGGATAAAGCAGATTTGAAACGTTTAGCAGCAGATTTTGCTTATACAATGGATGGCGAAAAAGCGGGAACCATTGAGGATGAAACATTTTCAGCGGATGGAGCTACATTGACGATTCATGGTGTATCCGTACATCCGGGCTTTGCTAAGGGTAAAATGCAAAGTGCCATCAAAATCGCCAGTGCGGTAATTGATGCACTACCAAAAGATCGACTTTCACCTGAAAGCACCAACAAAAAAGACGGCTTTGTACACCCTGTTCATATCAGTGGATCTGTGGAAAAAGCTGAAATTCAATTTATCGTACGCGATCACGTTACAGCCAATCTAAAGAAACATGAAGATGAGCTGGAAGGCATCGCAAAATCGATTGTCGAACAATATCCAAACTGTACCTATACTTTTGTCGTAAAAGAACAATACCGTAATATGAAAGAAGTGCTGGATCAGCATCCTGAAATTATGGAAATCGGCATGGAAGCCATCAACCGTGCAGGAATGGTGGCCGAAAGAAGAAGTATCCGCGGTGGAACAGATGGCTCCCGCCTTTCGTTTATGGGATTACCTTGTCCAAATATTTTTGCTGGAGGGCATGCTTTCCACGGAAAACAAGAGTGGGTAGCTGTACAAGATATGGAAAAAGCCGTCAAAACAATTTTGCATGTTGTATCTTTATGGGAAGAAAAAGCATAA
- a CDS encoding ATP-binding protein, whose protein sequence is MEELVQQFKRRIRFVDMNFVRNIMYEINWSARLIGIKGARGIGKTTLLLQYIKLNLFDRLDEVLYVSLDAVWFNNRSLLDLVYEFDQKGGKYLFLDEVHKYEGWAQILKNIYDDYPEMKIIFTGSSLLEILNARTDLSRRAVVYKMQGFSFREFLSLETKTTFPIFSLDQILEEHSKVDYKINAMVKPFLYFEKYLKYGYYPYYREQLDLYEMRVMEVINMILEIELPLLRNVDIAYVTKIKQLLVIIAESVPFVPNISKLSEKIGISRTTLLSYLYYLDEISLTHNLYKVGEGISQLQKPSKIFLDNTNLSFLFAHENVNPGNLRETFFVNQLAFQHQVNYAEQGDFIVDEKYTFEVGGRDKSNKQIKGMNNAYIAADGIEFGHQNKVPLWLFGFLY, encoded by the coding sequence ATGGAAGAACTAGTTCAACAATTTAAACGACGTATACGGTTTGTGGATATGAATTTTGTGCGAAATATAATGTATGAAATTAATTGGTCCGCTCGTTTAATTGGAATTAAAGGAGCAAGGGGAATCGGTAAGACGACCTTATTGCTTCAATACATTAAGCTAAATTTGTTCGACAGGTTGGACGAAGTGCTTTATGTCAGTTTGGATGCAGTGTGGTTCAATAATAGGTCTTTGCTGGATTTAGTATATGAATTCGATCAAAAAGGAGGAAAGTATCTATTTTTGGATGAAGTACATAAATATGAAGGCTGGGCCCAAATATTAAAAAATATTTACGACGACTACCCCGAGATGAAGATCATCTTTACTGGCTCCTCCCTTTTAGAAATTTTGAATGCCCGTACTGATTTAAGTCGTAGGGCAGTAGTTTACAAAATGCAGGGATTTTCCTTTCGTGAATTTCTTTCATTGGAAACAAAAACTACTTTCCCAATATTTAGCCTGGATCAAATTTTAGAAGAGCATAGCAAAGTGGACTATAAAATCAATGCCATGGTTAAACCTTTTCTGTATTTTGAGAAATATTTGAAATATGGGTATTATCCTTATTACCGAGAACAGCTTGATTTATATGAGATGCGAGTAATGGAGGTCATTAATATGATTCTGGAAATTGAATTGCCGCTCTTACGAAATGTAGATATCGCTTATGTTACTAAGATTAAGCAATTGCTTGTTATCATTGCTGAATCTGTCCCTTTTGTGCCTAACATCAGTAAGCTCAGTGAAAAGATTGGTATTAGCCGGACAACTCTGTTATCTTATCTCTACTATTTGGATGAAATTAGTTTAACGCATAATCTCTATAAAGTGGGTGAAGGTATAAGTCAGTTACAAAAACCATCGAAAATTTTTCTAGACAATACCAACCTTTCCTTCTTATTTGCACATGAAAATGTTAACCCTGGAAATCTAAGGGAAACATTTTTTGTTAACCAACTTGCATTTCAACATCAGGTGAACTATGCAGAGCAAGGAGATTTTATTGTCGATGAAAAGTACACCTTTGAGGTAGGAGGGAGAGACAAGTCCAATAAACAAATTAAAGGAATGAACAATGCCTACATTGCAGCAGATGGTATCGAATTTGGTCATCAAAATAAGGTCCCGCTATGGTTGTTTGGCTTTTTATATTAA
- a CDS encoding nitroreductase — translation MKNDVLKAIHYRRSVFQASFTEEEVSKEDILSILEAANAAPTHKRTQPWRFVIFRKEGLERLGTELSRIYKSVTPTEKYTEATEITMGKKATQSNVAIAIVVNYTGEVPEWEELACTAAAVENMWLAAHSLNIGGYWATPGLINHLGGFLNLEENQKCIGLFYLGHHQSEAREPIRTPIADKIRWEE, via the coding sequence ATGAAAAACGACGTATTAAAAGCAATACACTACAGAAGATCCGTATTTCAAGCTTCCTTTACTGAAGAAGAAGTCAGTAAAGAAGATATCTTGAGTATCTTGGAAGCGGCCAATGCTGCTCCAACACACAAAAGAACACAACCTTGGCGTTTTGTGATCTTCCGCAAAGAGGGACTAGAACGTTTGGGCACCGAATTATCACGTATCTACAAGTCAGTAACACCCACAGAGAAATATACTGAAGCAACAGAAATAACAATGGGCAAAAAAGCAACACAATCGAACGTTGCCATTGCGATTGTTGTCAATTATACGGGTGAAGTTCCTGAATGGGAAGAATTGGCTTGTACAGCTGCTGCAGTTGAAAACATGTGGTTGGCTGCACACTCGCTAAATATTGGTGGATACTGGGCGACTCCAGGTTTAATCAATCACTTGGGTGGTTTCTTAAATCTCGAAGAAAATCAAAAATGTATCGGTCTATTTTACTTAGGACACCACCAATCTGAGGCGCGTGAACCTATCCGTACCCCTATTGCAGATAAAATTCGTTGGGAAGAGTAA
- a CDS encoding TonB-dependent receptor, which translates to MQRHIIWLISLTIITFFQIPTNSWAQGTEATITGRIMDNNGPVKGTSVSVKNESTGFKQTTLTNQNGIYTFPQLPLGSPYSISVNHVGYAEQKKTDYKLSYGDELNVDFTLSSAENKLDEVIVQGTAADLKNKIKTLGASTAITANDLKKMPVNGRNFSSLIDLSPVSSGTNLAGQRASSTNFTVDGMNSRSTVAGGNSGGAYSISMEAIREFKVVTNDYDVTFGRSGGGSITTVTKSGTNTLTGSAFTFARAGWLSSKYNLNGTARKQKFSTYQYGFSLGGPIIKDKAHFFVTWDRQMDTRPLQIADIQTTEDIARYKVTQATLDEFTRIAVGKYGASADRLFGSFDKKKKTDAAFARIDWQLNDKNLLTIRNNFVYDMDNQQEGDNTGINAFESYTNRRYINNSLMASLRTSINSKLTNDLKIQHFYERSEAQHNVAGFDQSHSIPRAIVESVQSVDGTNKYTNSIQLGGQRYAPEWFNGNMLQLVNNLYYNTDKIKYTFGADVMYTNMDFRYGSEMNGRFYFTGLQNFDNLTPYRYARDVYMTDKENTLVNNLAVGLYGQMEAKIARGLDVVGGLRLDNTKYLKKATFNQTVYDELGLSTDNGINTFQIQPRVQFNWDINEEKKNIIRFGAGIFGSALNPYSMLNNMLFDGSRIAGVDITDPTLIPKPNFAGYRKDPDTAPGRELLDNPKIEKLVTINTNSKDVKVPTVYKANVSINHFFTPSLRIGLSAYGTWGRNNYMYVDRNMVEDPYFRLTAEGNRGVYVPASSINTTNGAANWTNSRKTKQIGRVLEMNSEGKNNSYTVVLDATYRYYKDGQITMSYTWNDTKDNTSYNGNVANSATLSLMVKDDPRDLSTMTYSDNQFRHKVVFYGTMPSLWGVSMGLRFSGIAGTRYSLAVNGNVNGDFVNSNDLAFVYDPNNKNTPDYIKTGIQAILDDPNAEQSIKKYINGNLDRIAERNGGINGFYGVFDLHLAKNLKVYKKHGIEASIDIFNVANLLKKTWGVGHNLGKQNLYAIKSFDAANQQYVYNMSSGVGVSNLNGNPYQVQLGLRYAF; encoded by the coding sequence ATGCAAAGACACATCATTTGGTTAATCTCATTAACCATCATTACATTTTTTCAAATTCCAACCAACAGCTGGGCTCAGGGTACCGAGGCAACCATTACAGGTCGTATCATGGACAACAACGGCCCTGTAAAAGGGACGTCCGTATCGGTAAAAAACGAATCTACCGGGTTTAAACAAACAACACTGACAAACCAAAACGGTATTTATACCTTTCCACAACTACCCTTAGGGTCACCGTACAGCATATCGGTAAACCATGTTGGCTATGCCGAACAAAAAAAGACCGACTATAAATTAAGCTATGGTGACGAACTCAATGTCGATTTTACCTTATCATCAGCCGAAAATAAATTGGATGAAGTCATCGTTCAGGGCACTGCAGCTGATCTAAAAAACAAGATCAAGACATTGGGGGCATCTACAGCCATTACCGCCAATGATCTCAAAAAAATGCCTGTAAATGGACGTAATTTCTCCTCGTTAATTGACTTATCCCCTGTTAGCAGTGGAACAAATCTAGCTGGACAGCGAGCTTCCTCGACCAATTTTACGGTAGACGGCATGAATTCACGCAGTACAGTCGCCGGCGGGAACAGCGGTGGTGCCTATTCAATCTCCATGGAAGCAATCCGGGAATTCAAAGTAGTGACCAATGACTACGATGTTACGTTCGGCCGCAGCGGTGGCGGCAGTATTACCACAGTAACCAAATCAGGTACAAATACTTTAACAGGAAGTGCGTTCACTTTTGCTCGTGCAGGCTGGCTTTCGAGCAAGTACAACCTGAATGGAACGGCACGTAAACAAAAATTTTCCACCTATCAATATGGATTCTCTTTGGGTGGGCCAATCATCAAGGACAAAGCCCATTTCTTTGTAACCTGGGACCGTCAGATGGATACCCGCCCACTTCAGATCGCTGATATTCAAACAACGGAAGATATTGCACGTTACAAAGTAACGCAGGCTACTTTAGATGAATTTACCCGCATTGCAGTGGGCAAATATGGCGCTAGTGCCGATCGTCTGTTTGGTTCTTTCGACAAAAAGAAAAAGACCGATGCTGCCTTTGCCCGCATTGACTGGCAGTTGAACGATAAAAACCTATTGACAATCCGTAATAACTTTGTCTACGACATGGACAATCAACAGGAAGGGGACAATACAGGGATCAATGCTTTTGAATCTTATACCAACAGAAGGTACATAAACAATAGCCTCATGGCCTCCTTGCGGACGTCTATCAACTCCAAACTGACCAACGATTTGAAGATACAACATTTCTATGAACGTTCAGAAGCACAACATAATGTTGCTGGATTTGATCAATCACACAGTATTCCGCGTGCCATCGTTGAATCCGTTCAATCTGTAGACGGTACAAATAAATATACCAATTCAATACAGCTTGGTGGGCAGCGTTATGCGCCAGAATGGTTCAACGGAAATATGTTACAATTGGTCAACAACCTATATTATAATACAGATAAAATCAAATATACCTTCGGTGCAGATGTCATGTATACCAACATGGACTTCCGCTACGGCAGCGAAATGAATGGCCGTTTTTATTTTACCGGTTTACAAAATTTCGACAACCTGACTCCTTATCGCTATGCCCGTGATGTATATATGACCGACAAAGAAAACACCTTGGTCAACAATCTGGCTGTAGGTCTTTATGGACAGATGGAAGCTAAAATCGCCAGAGGTCTTGATGTTGTCGGCGGCCTACGTCTAGACAACACGAAATACCTAAAGAAGGCAACATTCAACCAAACGGTCTATGACGAACTGGGTCTCTCGACCGATAATGGGATCAACACTTTTCAGATACAGCCCCGTGTGCAGTTCAACTGGGATATCAATGAAGAAAAGAAAAATATCATCCGTTTTGGCGCTGGTATATTCGGTTCGGCCCTCAACCCCTATTCTATGTTAAACAATATGTTGTTTGATGGTTCACGCATTGCCGGTGTAGATATTACTGACCCGACCTTAATTCCCAAGCCAAATTTTGCAGGATATCGTAAGGATCCCGATACAGCTCCGGGACGTGAATTGTTGGACAACCCAAAGATCGAAAAACTTGTCACCATCAATACCAATAGCAAGGATGTGAAAGTGCCGACGGTATATAAAGCCAATGTTTCCATCAATCACTTTTTCACCCCTTCATTACGTATCGGGTTAAGTGCTTACGGAACTTGGGGACGCAACAATTATATGTATGTAGATCGCAATATGGTAGAGGACCCTTATTTTAGGCTGACTGCCGAAGGTAACCGTGGGGTGTATGTTCCAGCATCGAGCATCAACACGACAAATGGTGCCGCCAACTGGACCAATAGCCGCAAAACCAAACAAATAGGCCGGGTACTGGAAATGAACAGTGAAGGGAAAAATAATTCTTATACAGTTGTGTTGGATGCTACCTATCGTTATTATAAAGACGGTCAGATCACGATGTCTTACACCTGGAACGATACAAAAGACAATACCTCCTATAACGGTAATGTTGCCAACTCGGCCACCCTTTCTCTGATGGTCAAAGATGATCCTCGCGACTTGAGTACGATGACATATTCGGACAATCAATTCCGCCATAAAGTCGTCTTTTATGGTACCATGCCATCGTTATGGGGTGTTTCGATGGGTTTACGTTTCAGCGGAATTGCAGGAACACGCTATTCTTTAGCAGTCAATGGAAATGTTAATGGTGATTTTGTAAATTCCAACGATCTTGCCTTCGTATACGATCCAAATAACAAAAATACACCCGATTACATCAAAACCGGCATTCAAGCTATTTTAGATGATCCAAATGCAGAGCAGAGCATCAAAAAATACATCAATGGAAACCTCGACCGCATAGCCGAACGTAACGGAGGCATCAACGGTTTTTATGGCGTATTTGACCTGCATTTGGCCAAAAATCTAAAAGTTTACAAGAAACATGGCATTGAAGCTTCAATAGACATTTTCAATGTAGCCAACCTTTTGAAAAAAACTTGGGGTGTAGGACACAATCTGGGTAAACAGAATCTATATGCCATCAAAAGCTTTGATGCAGCGAATCAACAATATGTTTATAATATGAGTTCCGGCGTTGGCGTATCTAACTTAAATGGTAATCCTTATCAAGTACAGCTGGGCCTGAGATATGCATTTTAA
- a CDS encoding TonB-dependent receptor: MKKNAIFRISVIFSLLLTGSYHTYAQVENPKPIINASLTGTVIDAVTKEPLQGVTVQLEAVTHQVKTDSKGVFQFVTGQKLPFSLIVSIVGYQTRHIVVDHSPAVIELTPRLEALDQVVVTARRRKEQLQDVPIPVSIIRGAALEDAGAFNVNRLKELVPTVQLYASNARNTTLNIRGLGSTYGLTNDGIDPGVGFYLDGVYIARPAATWLDFIDIDQIEVLRGPQGTLFGKNTTAGAFNITSRLPQFTPEANVEVSYGNQGFIQAKTSISGPLAKNLAARASFSGTQRDGNLFNVHTNRKINDINNLGFRGQLLFTPTENIKLVLSGDVSSQKPDGYGWAVAGVVKTQRADYRQFDAIIKDLGYELPYKSAFERKIDLDTQSKADNKLGGVALNADIKIGEGTLTSTSAWRTWTWVPLNDRDYLGLPVYTVSAGNSVHNQWSQEFRYSGKISEKVSGVVGLFGLWQDLSTDPVHTEETGSAFWRFQKSSTSALWQTPGLFDNFGIKTVYGIKSTSLAAYTQIDYAVTPKLHILPGLRYNYDKKVANYDRQTYGGLQTSDPALLALKNGVYTNQTFDVNADADNFSGQLSARYRFNPKINAYATYSISYKPVGINVGGLPTANGAVLLDLAEVKPEAVRHKEIGVKTNPTRNSLLNLTVYQTDIKDYQTQVQTPEPGVNRGYLANAEKVRVKGVELDGNINIGHFLRLNGALAYTDAKYVKFTNAPVPLEEVGGAQAFKDISGGVLPGVSKWSWSLGGEANKSGKLIGINGSYFLGADLFHRSKFSSSSSPSQYLNIDAYSVLNARLGFRGSNGISVFVWSRNLTNKDYYEQLLAAPGSYGQYAGVVADPRTYGVTLRYNWKQGN; the protein is encoded by the coding sequence ATGAAAAAAAATGCTATTTTTCGAATTAGCGTCATTTTTAGCTTGCTTTTAACAGGTTCTTACCATACCTACGCGCAAGTAGAAAACCCTAAACCTATTATAAATGCCTCATTAACAGGTACCGTAATTGACGCCGTAACAAAAGAACCCCTGCAAGGCGTAACGGTTCAGCTGGAGGCCGTTACACACCAGGTGAAAACAGACAGTAAAGGCGTTTTCCAGTTTGTAACTGGACAAAAATTGCCGTTTTCATTGATCGTATCCATTGTTGGTTATCAAACCCGTCATATCGTGGTGGATCATTCTCCGGCAGTGATTGAGCTTACCCCACGATTGGAAGCCTTGGATCAAGTAGTGGTTACTGCACGCCGTCGTAAGGAGCAGTTACAGGATGTTCCGATTCCCGTATCGATTATTCGTGGCGCGGCATTGGAGGATGCAGGGGCATTTAATGTCAATCGACTAAAAGAGCTTGTACCTACAGTTCAGTTATATGCATCGAATGCACGTAATACGACGCTTAATATCCGGGGACTGGGCTCAACTTATGGCCTCACCAATGATGGGATCGATCCGGGTGTAGGATTTTATCTTGATGGTGTATATATTGCCCGCCCTGCCGCAACTTGGCTGGACTTTATTGATATTGACCAGATAGAGGTACTACGTGGACCTCAAGGTACACTCTTTGGAAAGAATACAACAGCAGGTGCATTTAATATAACCTCACGTTTACCACAATTCACACCAGAGGCCAATGTGGAAGTCAGTTACGGAAACCAAGGTTTTATTCAGGCGAAGACGTCCATCTCAGGGCCATTGGCCAAAAACCTGGCTGCGAGAGCTTCTTTCTCTGGCACACAACGGGATGGAAACTTGTTTAATGTACATACCAATAGGAAGATCAATGATATCAACAACCTGGGCTTTAGAGGGCAATTGCTGTTTACTCCAACCGAAAATATCAAACTGGTGCTTTCGGGTGATGTGTCATCACAAAAACCCGATGGTTACGGCTGGGCGGTTGCCGGAGTCGTAAAAACACAGCGTGCGGACTACAGACAGTTTGATGCAATTATTAAAGATCTTGGCTACGAGCTACCCTATAAAAGTGCTTTCGAGCGTAAGATAGATTTGGATACACAATCTAAAGCTGATAATAAATTGGGTGGGGTCGCCTTGAATGCCGATATCAAGATTGGAGAAGGAACACTGACCTCAACTTCTGCGTGGCGGACATGGACATGGGTTCCGCTCAATGACCGCGATTACTTGGGACTTCCGGTATACACTGTTTCAGCAGGTAATTCTGTCCATAACCAGTGGTCGCAGGAATTCAGATACTCTGGAAAGATCAGTGAAAAGGTCAGCGGAGTTGTTGGACTATTTGGCCTCTGGCAGGATCTAAGTACAGATCCCGTACATACCGAAGAAACAGGGTCTGCCTTTTGGCGTTTTCAAAAAAGCTCTACCAGTGCTTTGTGGCAGACACCGGGATTATTTGACAATTTTGGAATCAAGACCGTTTACGGAATTAAAAGCACAAGCTTGGCAGCCTATACACAGATTGATTATGCTGTGACTCCAAAATTACATATCCTCCCAGGGTTGCGCTATAATTATGATAAAAAGGTGGCTAACTACGATAGGCAGACCTATGGTGGTTTGCAGACCTCAGACCCGGCACTGCTTGCCTTAAAGAACGGTGTATATACCAATCAGACTTTTGATGTCAATGCGGATGCCGACAATTTCTCTGGTCAACTCTCCGCAAGATATCGTTTCAATCCGAAGATAAATGCTTACGCAACGTATTCCATCAGCTATAAACCTGTCGGTATCAACGTCGGTGGATTGCCGACAGCTAATGGAGCAGTGTTGCTGGATCTCGCTGAAGTAAAACCTGAGGCTGTCCGCCATAAGGAAATTGGTGTGAAGACGAATCCAACACGCAATTCGCTGCTCAATCTGACCGTCTACCAAACAGATATCAAAGACTATCAGACCCAAGTGCAGACTCCTGAACCGGGGGTAAACCGTGGTTATCTGGCCAATGCCGAGAAGGTGCGTGTAAAGGGAGTTGAATTGGATGGAAACATCAACATCGGACATTTTCTCCGATTGAATGGAGCACTGGCCTATACAGATGCCAAGTATGTCAAATTTACCAATGCACCTGTCCCTTTAGAAGAGGTTGGCGGAGCTCAGGCTTTTAAAGATATCTCTGGCGGCGTCCTTCCTGGTGTTTCCAAATGGTCTTGGTCGCTGGGTGGCGAAGCGAATAAAAGCGGTAAACTGATCGGGATTAATGGATCTTACTTTTTGGGTGCAGACCTATTTCACCGTTCTAAATTTTCGTCCAGTTCTTCACCATCCCAATACCTAAATATTGATGCCTATTCGGTCTTGAACGCCAGGCTAGGATTCAGGGGATCGAATGGTATTTCGGTGTTTGTGTGGAGTAGAAATCTAACCAATAAAGATTACTACGAGCAGTTGCTGGCGGCACCGGGAAGTTATGGGCAATACGCAGGTGTAGTTGCGGATCCAAGGACTTATGGCGTTACACTGCGATACAATTGGAAACAAGGGAATTAA